A genomic segment from Necator americanus strain Aroian chromosome III, whole genome shotgun sequence encodes:
- a CDS encoding hypothetical protein (NECATOR_CHRIII.G11297.T2), whose amino-acid sequence MDCLFLWPTSQGTMNKKKAYDCEKKLMGQSSRRDALGFVEPELRPMRQRFVPWRAFVIMLSMHYAQQQLDRSGPDPCRACEAPPARREQTYIRTTWESVAKRFP is encoded by the coding sequence ATGGATTGTTTGTTCCTTTGGCCTACATCTCAGGGAACTATGAATAAGAAGAAAGCTTACGACTGTGAAAAGAAACTTATGGGACAATCCAGCAGGCGGGATGCACTTGGATTCGTCGAACCTGAATTGAGGCCAATGCGACAACGTTTTGTGCCATGGCGCGCATTTGTAATAATGCTTTCAATGCACTATGCGCAGCAGCAACTGGATCGCAGCGGTCCGGATCCATGCAGAGCCTGCGAGGCGCCGCCGGCACGTCGCGAACAAACATACATCCGAACTACATGGGAATCCGTTGCGAAACGCTTTCCATGA
- a CDS encoding hypothetical protein (NECATOR_CHRIII.G11297.T1) translates to MNKKKAYDCEKKLMGQSSRRDALGFVEPELRPMRQRFVPWRAFVIMLSMHYAQQQLDRSGPDPCRACEAPPARREQTYIRTTWESVAKRFP, encoded by the coding sequence ATGAATAAGAAGAAAGCTTACGACTGTGAAAAGAAACTTATGGGACAATCCAGCAGGCGGGATGCACTTGGATTCGTCGAACCTGAATTGAGGCCAATGCGACAACGTTTTGTGCCATGGCGCGCATTTGTAATAATGCTTTCAATGCACTATGCGCAGCAGCAACTGGATCGCAGCGGTCCGGATCCATGCAGAGCCTGCGAGGCGCCGCCGGCACGTCGCGAACAAACATACATCCGAACTACATGGGAATCCGTTGCGAAACGCTTTCCATGA